Below is a genomic region from Apteryx mantelli isolate bAptMan1 chromosome 22, bAptMan1.hap1, whole genome shotgun sequence.
ttattttaaggaaaaatatttttagaatattttaaaagttgggcTGGCCTAATGTATTATTTCCTAGACTTACAAGCTTGTTCAATCCAGAGGAGCAAGCTCCTGAAGAATCAGAGGAAGTTTCGGTGCTCTTTCCTTCTTCATAAGCTGTAGTGAATGTCCTGGATACTGCAGAGGAAATCTCTTGAGAAACCCAAGAGGAAGTATCCAAAGCTATTTCATGAGAGTGTCTGTATTTCTCAATGGCTACTGGAAGTTTTTCctctagaattaaaaaaagatggcaaagctggaaaattatttttggatttttttttaaatatcttggtCATATTTGAATAGAAGCATAAAAAGTTCTGTATACCAGCTAATTTGAACAAGAAACTAAAGAAATTATTGTCTGTAAGTGATCTCTTAGCAGATTTCTGCCTGGGATTTCCATCTCAGACACTAATGGCCCAAGACTTTGCCAATTTAAAAGTTTTTAATACTCTATTGCACAAAGTTAATTAAAGTGCAAAGCACAAGGTAATTCATTACCCCTAAACAACACTTAACAAATTCAACAATGCTGAGATCACTTTAGCAGCACTGACAATGTACTATGTGCTTGTCtggctttaaaatgcaaaaaccctaCATTTATCACTCCATACCAGTTTCAAATTCTAAGACAATTTATGATTTCTGAAGGCTACCATAAGCATCAATTCTCAAGTAACTATTTTTCAGAGACCTTTCAGATACTGGCTTTTTCAGCTGTCTGTCTATAAATTCTCCTTTAGTTCTACATATCAGATTCCTTTGATTAAACAGGCTTTTAGCTACAAAGGTGCAACTACCACAGCCAAAGCAAAGATTTCAAACCACAAGCATACCATTTCTTATGATTACTTATTCCAAGCCTGGCGTTATTGCATTGGTACTACATGAAGGGAGTTTCCATGATTCACACCAACCAATTTGACATTAGCAAGTGCTGGCAGAGAAACCTGACTCCCGGCATAGAAAGGTTCAGTCAGTCACTgattcttccttccctcccctccgcaGTTACCTGAGCTGAGCGGAGTGCTGACACTCGTCGGTGCATGACTCGCTCGGGGGGTTTTACAGTTTATATCCTTAGAGTAGCTCTCTTGCTCACAGGAAATACTTGACAAATCCTGAATATCTGTCAGTGATCTAAAGAATTGAAAGATACTCTGACAGTTAGAATATCCACTTCTTATGCTTTTGAATTACTAAATTCTGCTCTTTTCAGGTTCTTTAAATTTCACTTTGTTCAGTCTTGGCTAGCTTTTCAGAAGGCAGTTAGACATTCCCTTTGACAACTTCTCGCAGAATTTCTGGAAGGCTAAAGAACACCATCTTCCATGATCTTGCAGAGACAGAAGAAGTTAATTAACAGCTTTCCCTTCCTTTATGGAACTTCTTCCCTTTAATAATTCTTTTATAAGAAGAAACTCAGTAAATTGCCTCCAAAAAGGGCAAGAGCTTCAAATGTGAACCAGCAGGTACAAAACTATTTCCAAAGCCATAGGAAAATCCCAAGACTTAATGAAAATTAAAGATCTGTTAAGCTAAGACTAACTAAGTCTTAGGAGCCTTTAAAAGAATTACACAGGTAAAAGTGAAACTGCTAAATATCTGCACAGGCAGTGATGTCTACTCAAACTACAAATGTTTTTAAGCAGGTGCAGAACTGAGAAATTAAGAAATCTAACATCTATTGCAGATATACCCTTGTTTACATTTTTCTCATGTAATGATCAGATGTTGACTGTTACCAAATCAGTAATTTATATTCGAATCCCAGCTACCTGTAAAAAGAAACTAACTTTACTAGTTAAGTCACAAACCTATTTTGCTAATTGTTCCTAAGAATCACAATCACCAGCCTATTTTTGTAATAATATTTATGTAACTACACACTAGCAATTTGCTCTTTaacataatttaatttattttgtgtaCTTTACACAGAAGAAACAAGGAATACTCGCACTTAAGCGTGAAGAGGTACACCCAAATTATACTAAGTTAATTGCTtatgaatatgaaaatatttcaagtaagCTAAGATACATGACTGCTCTTTTATATCAATCTCCCTACttatgaaaaaatattatttcaatacTTTAAATAGTATTCTGTCTCTCTGTTTTGGTCTGTCATATGTTCTCATTTTACATGAACAGAAAACTTCTGGAATGATAACAAGCCAACTTGCTGCAGTTTCAGTAGGAAACAGTCTGCGGCCTTACATATCCTTCTCTCTGGATTCTTTCTGCGGCTCCCTTAGTATCACCTCTTGTGCTGCTTCACCACTGGAatgaggaaggggggaaaaaactaaTATTAATTGATCTCCTTGGAAaactatgaaaataaatttttaaagagaaaagatacTAAATACATTTAAAGCACTACCTTCTCTCTGGGATAGACTGAAGCTCCTAAAAACTTTTTGCTTAAAGCCTTAGAAGACAGGGAGAAGGAGAGCTAGATGAAAATGTAGTTTTAAGCACATTACGGACTTGTATCCAATACAGAGAACGCTTCTAACCGACAtcagcagtttccaaagaaaactaactgaaagttaaataaaaatcTGTGAATACACATCACTACATTGTTTTATCATCCTTTGACTAGTCTGCACCGTAAGCTATTGTCTCTCAAACAATCACAACATTCTTCAAGGTCAAGGAGGGATTCAAAGATGATTACTGCTAGATGGTCAGACAATAACAGTACTCTGTCCTGCTGCCAAAAGCTCAATTCTTAAGGAAGGGGAGGAAACAGAAACATCACCCTTTACCATAAGACCAAGCATTTACACTTGCTACCTACCTTTGGTACTGGTAACTCAGTCCCTCTAGAGGAGGGGAGAGAATACAAACACTGACAGTAAATACAGTTCTTACTCCCATACTCTGGAGAAATTCAGCAACTGCTAATTGCAGGGGAACATAAAGATGAGCTAAGGGGAGCCCTTAAGAAGCCTGAAAACTACTGCTGAAAGATCTTCTGTATCTCTTTAAGGGAAACATACCTCTTACAGCATGGGGTGGCGATCCTGGCTGACATCTCTAGGTATTAGACAATACAAAATTCACAGAAATACTGGACATAACCCTCATGTTTGACAGATAATGAGACTGCAAGTATCCAAGCTTGGGATAATATCATCTGTAGGCAAGCTGCACTGAACATACTTGCATCAGTCTTCCCATGGCACGGGAAAGGCATGATCTTCATGCCACCTGAGCTCCAATACCAAAGTACATCAAAATCTAAAACCGATGACAGAAGTCCTAATCTGAATTATCTTTGCTCTATTTAAGACTGTTGTATATAAGTGTAAAAGGAATTGAATATACACAACTTATTTTTTCTATTTCCCTCATTAGGCAGACAAAAAGATACTAAACAGTAAAAGACAAAGCCCCATGAGACTTGTGAAAgtccttttaatattttcttgcCAAGAAAATATTATACATAGTTCATTAAAAAACACCACTGGCATCTTATTTGAATATTAGATATATGAGCAGAATTAATAGAGAGCATACTTTATAACCTAATTTATGCTCGAACTAGCAATGAAAATAATAGTCTTTCTACCTGGCTACAGGCATATGGCTAAGTTGATTCACTCCTAATGCGTTACTGCCAGAATTCtgcgctgctgtgctgcagagtaatatttttcctcctgaatacaaATAACAAATGTTCCCTTGTTATTGGGTTTTGCAAGTACAAAAGAAAATGACACAACTCATTGAACAGGAAATTACaactttattgtattttttaGCTCTTGTGACCTTTGTTGTTGTCAAGagacaaacacatttttaaagacaCATTTTCATAAACATACCACAGCTGCTAGATAGTCAACCACTGGAGCATTGGGGAACACTGCAATATTTACAGATTTGAGCTGAGTAAGACAAATAATAGAACAGATGAACAATGCTGATCCTTGCATTATTTGGCACACACATTGTCAGCTCTTACAGTTTTTAAAACTCAAGAGACTTCAAACAATAAGAGTATTAATGTATAAACACAATTCTAATTGTTTCCAGCACCGTAGCAAGTTATATGAAAAGGTTAACTCAGCCCTAGAACGTAAAACAAAGGTTGCAAGCAGGTTtttaactgaaacacagcaagtatATGATCACTGCACTCAACCTAACCACCATGCCTAAATCCCATCTTCCAAAATCCTATGTGCCCTGAACTCTCATTAATGTAATGGGGAGTAAGAGACCAAGGGGCCCAAAAGAATCTAGCTTCAGCTTTCTAACAGGAACGCTGCTGACAAAAATATAAGTGCAACAAAAGACTTGTTCTTGCTGACTCAAAAGGACCCTCAAAAGAAAGAGCACATTTAACAGCAATACCTGATCCAGCATCACCAGATAGCTGTTTCTGTACACAGACTTCTTGAGTATCTTCTAATTTGCCCTCAGGATTTGAggtctgaaggggaaaaaaggaaacaaattcaaTTTCTCATAGGCAAGTTGTGAAGTGTGGGACAATTCCTATAGGATGAAGTTCAAAGTTATCAGAAGGGCGACACATACACTTTTTAAGAGCTGGCCACTGTGAGGAACAACAGCAAACAGCATGGATTGATTTTAATAATCCATACAACTAGTTTCAAGTCTTCCTTAGGAAATGAATAAAGATTGTTTTAAGACTATGGAGTGCTGTGCTGGATAGAACTaggaaggaaaggctgagaataTCAGCAGCCTTAAACTTTCCTCAACCTACAGTAGCGTAATCTTATGGCTCCATAGATTACATGATTTCCTAGTAAACAAACTTGAATTAAGAAAACaggcttctgatttttttttttttaaaggaaaagcattAGAATTTTCTGACTTTTAGATAAATCTTTATTTGTAGATGTTCtttcaaaagagaataaaaattttTGTTCTTCAGTCTTCTGCAGCACTTCTTCAAATCAAATGGGAATGTAATAAAGCCACATTTGGTTTTACTTACTTCCAAAGTTCTTGACATAGATTTCATTCCTGCCTAGGCTGTGATTTTTACCTCTAGTTTTGAGTTTTCTTGAatagtgggaggaaggaaataatCAGGATCAGGAGTCAAAAATTCTTCAGACACATCAGGAGATGAATCAGGGGAACAGCATAATTCCTTTGAATGCACCTGTGAAAGATGTTATTATTTAAGATGGTTTCTCCACTCCCTATTGAAGAATATGCATTTTAGTCCATAATGTTAAACACTACATCAAGCTGAAACAATATTTAATTTGACCACTCTGTTTCAGTCCTGGTTCCTGCTGCTTAGATTACCCTCACAGTTTACAGAGgtgagggggtgggggtggagaaGGATTGCTAATCAGATTGCAACTGAAAAGTCAGCACTAGCTAGCTGTCATCACAGTTCACTGTGCAATGTGCAGAGTCTAGGCTAAACTGTTTTATAGATAACTAGCAAAAATGAGATTTCTTGGATTACTATACATACTCTGGAGAGATTCTCGACTTGTTGAGGAATGACCAAATTCTTTTGATGGGCCGTTCCAGACTCTGCTTGCTCATCTTTTGATGGTGACGGGCAACTTCTCCCTAGTATGTCGCAACAGATGCAACTATTACGCAAAGAATAATGTGGACTGAGCGGTCAGAACCACTGAGGGAATATCAGTGAGAGTAAAGACAGCAAAGCTACCTGATCTGTCAGGAACATGCTGCAATAAAGACAGTTAAACACTCACATCATTAATCCAGACATGTGAAGCTTTCCTTGTTCCTTTCTCCATAACTATTATGAGCGTGCTTATCCACTGCAGTGCTACAGAAAAAGCATCTTTGAAGTCTGATTGAAAAAATAAAGGCAGGAAAGCATGTTCCATAGATTTGAAAGCTTTGGGTCTCTAATGCTGATAAGATAATCAATGATGAAGGGTCTCTGAGCTCACTGGACACTACATTCATCtattaaaacataaataataGACTAAGCAAAGTATTATGTTCTTCAGTGACTAACCCATTGACCTGCTTTGGGGGAAGACTCTGGAAAAAAAGATGGCCAATTACTGTAACAAAATCACAGAAGCTAAAATCTAGTGGGAGTGTgagagacaaaatatttttttctgcagcctTACCTCCAAAACTTTTGAATGCAGACTCCAGGTCACTCTCCTCAGATTCAGATCTCCCCTCACTGCCCAGATCCTCAACACTGTCACCTGCCTTCCACCCGCTATCTTTCTGCCAGTCTTGACTTTTTTGGACTCTGACAGTGACATGTTGAAAGGCTTCCTTTATACTCTCAGCTTCACTTTCAGACGTATATTCACTGGGTGGATATGGAGAGATGAGTTCCAGTTGTCCTGAAGCCACTCTTCTGGCCATCTGTTTTACCTCAGctacacaaaaggaaaaaagtcaccTGTCCACACAACAGAATTTGAAATGTCAAACCTTTCCCCGTGTTTCATGGTGTCTGCAGACTTGGAAATGTTAAGGTTACAGCCTGTAGATTTCTTATTGTCAGAAGAGCTAGACACTTCTCTTTTAAAGGAAAGTTCAAAACCTGCATAAGCTGATGCGGACAGGCCTTTACAAGAACAATTTTCATTCGTTTgaattgtttatttttcatgCTGTACTGCCATCCAGTGGTCACTGCTATACTACCCTCTCTGAATTATACGCTGTCCCTCCCTTACATCCTCAGAACAGGGTCAaaattgtggttgtgatgactcCACACCCTGAATGAGCAAGACAGGATCCTACTCATCTTGTTTTCCTCCAAAACAGCCTAATAGATCAGTTAAGGCATCCAGATCTTTAAGTGACAAAATGTTGAGGTTTTAATACACCACCCTGCAAGCAAGGATCACTAACCATAATGTTGATTAACACTGATTTACTTACTCCTCCATTCTGATTGCATCATCCTTCTCTCCTCACTTATTTTGGTACTGTGAATTGCAGGTGTTGATTTGGGACAGCACCTACAATAGATTGTTAGGAAACACATCAAACTTAATTCACAAGTGTATCGTGTTAAGGATTTGCAAGTCAGCAAAACACTAATTTTTTCAGTGTTAATTAAAAGGCTCAGAGCACACATGCTCTAAGAACCCAATGGAATTAACATACTGAACAAAACTAACAGAAGCTTAGAAAGCACAGACACGACTTTAGGTCTATTATGGATTAGCTAGACAAGTGATAATTTAGAATCTAGATTTCAAAGGCTGTCAACTACCTTCAAATGACATATCTAAACACTGATATACACTGAGTGCTATGTAGATTTGCATCATTAGGTCAGTAAGCCAATCAGTGGACACCAAAGATACAACTACAGAGAGCAGGgacaatatttaaaagaaaaacaaacaaaaaaaccactataGCAAACCAGACTAACCAATGTATGGTTTAGCAAGACTTTCCTACACTCGCAGCCCCTAACATCGGGCCTAGTTCTACACCTATGAAAGTCTAAGTATTTCCACTTAGAATTGAATGAAGCTGTGCATAGAGTGGAACCATCCTAACCAGTATCAGTATTATTTTAAACTTCCTTATTAGATTGCTCTCCTCAGGCATTGCCACAGTTCAGGACCAACCTACTTGACACCACCCCTTGAAAACTATGCACGTTTCCACATATATTTACACGTCTAATGatatacatacacataaacaTACATCTCTATATATATTAAAgtcatttaaacattttaaaacaattttaatatAGTGAGACATCATTCATCACACCAGTTTCTACCTCTGCCAATTCTAGCCCTTGGGTGGCGACCACAGAGCTCTGGCAGAAAAGCATGTGGAATCTGTCAGATCACAACTCCTTACCAGTAGCTGCCTTGTCACAGCAGTTATCCTGTCAGCTCTGCAGCTGACGAGTCACAGGGTCCTAATTGGATGGGTGGCTTTTGGCTTACCGAGAAAACATTCAACGTCATCTTTAACCCTGGATGTGTCCACTTTTGACAGTGGCTGTAGTGAGATGAATCTGCTGGAATTCATTCTTTTGTGGATACGATCAGAACTCACCACCTTTCTTCTTCAATTCCACTTGCTGCAGAACGTGAATCACCCCCTTTCTGACACTGCAAGGTGAACTTTTTTTTGCATCTCTGAGATACACGTGGGAGCAATCGCTGAAACGAGTCCAACAAGCCGTGACTCAGCACACGTCAGGCACTCCTGCGGTAATTCTGACGAGAGCTATGAGGCATACTAAGAACCAGACCATGCAAACTGTATTCCCAAGGCTTTATTTCAGTAGCACTGCTCATGCGAAAGGATGACAGCTCCAGGCCTTAACCCAGTAAAAACTCTGCTATGGATTTCTAGCAGGTTTCATACATGTGCAAGACGACTGCCCCAACATGTGGTTCCACAGGGAATGAGTGGATCCAGACAATTCAAGATTATTCCCACAGCAAATATGAATTTCTTTCTTTACCGTTCTCTTTGGGCTAAGCATGTCAACTACTTACATTTCAATAATCAAAACAATCTAGAAGTTATTATGAAGTGATAGCTCTGGCTTCCATAACCAAGTATACAACACCTCCCCCAACACCTTCTTCTGCTTCCTCTTTTCCCCCAGCCCCACCCCCATTTTAGTGCAAGACTTTCTTCCCTACAGAGGCACCGGTCTAATTTAATCTAAGgtctaaaattattttctaaggATCCAGGAAGAACAAGACATATCAATGTACTGTGAGCCAAAAAACCTGCAGATGGAGAAGATACAGCAAGGTCTCcttatgtgttttttctttctttctttctttttttttttaagacaaatttgAACAGTACTTGTTTAATGATGCATTCCTGCATGCAAAATTGTGCACATCAATATGATAATCAGGACACAAAAATCCAAGGCCATTTTTTAAGTATAATTTGAATAGTTTCATGTCATGAACTATCAGTACAACAAGCAGGCATGAAACTGCTCAAAATACTAGTTAGAGCAATCCAGGGCCATAAGTAAAGCTGTAATgtatgtatgaaaaaaaaaaccaaaaaaacaaaaaaaaaccctagttttTTGTGGAAATAAAGGAAGTAACACTATTGCACCATTGAGCTGACTGTTCTCTACTCCATGAACAATGTGTTTGGCATACACATATTTTAAAAGGTAGAAAAGCTATAGATTCTGCCCTTGCTTTTGGACAGCATCCAGAACCATGTCTCTATTCACTACCACAATCCCACTGAAGAACCTAGTAGTGATAAATGCACAGTTGCCCTGCTCAACACTTTACCTCACAATCTAGGTCCATTTGATCATCCAGGCTTTTCACTGTGCTGAAGCTgaatttgtcttcatttttagTCTTACTCCTCTGAGAAAAGCACTTCTGCTTCTCCTTCTGGATTGCCCATGTTCCCTCAGCTGCCTTTGGAATAGCTTGGAAATGGTCGCCACCCAAAACTCCTTGTGCCTGACATGTTATCAGCGGTGCAATATAGTCACTTGATGGTGGACCTATAGCCTTCCATAAAAAAGTATTAACTCTGGAAAATGGGCTATTGGCATTTTGAGGAATATCATCAGATCTGTTCCAGGATCTTTCTAGAAAAACCTGCTTAGAAGTCTGATTCATTTGGACTTCCTGGAGCAGCTTCCTTTGCTTCTCAGCAGTCTCTAATTCGTTTAGTTTCTCCTCTGTTCTGCACAGGGATCCTGATGCCTGCTGCAACATGCTCTGAGCAATCTTTAGATTAAGGACACATTTGCTGATGTGCTGCCCAGTTTGGGATGGACTACTCATTCTTTTCCCAGCATCTCCTCTCACTTGTGATTGCTTGCACGGCTCAGAGGCCTCATTtatcctttcttcctcttctgtagTGTACTCTGTACCTGATTCTGAAAAGCTGCCTTCCTTATCAACTGGCTTTTCCTCACAGTGCATTCCAGGGGATGCAAATAGGTCTCTGAGGGTAGCCTTATCttctttttgctgcctttttttatcCTTCAGATTATAACCTAGCACAGTGCCTCCTTCCAGAAAGTCTTCATGAAATTCTGGGTAATCGACAAagatttcattcatttcaaaGCTACAGAGGCTCTCATCCACATCACTGACACTGCAGGTCACCTGGAGTTCAGAAGCTACATCATGGCTTTTTTCCCATGCAACTGGCTGTAGACTGCTTGGTGTCTCACCATCCACTAAAGCCTCAGACTCCTCAGGAAAACCAGAGTATCTTTGGGCAGGAGAgttacctggaaaaaaaataaataaataaaaataaaaataaaaaatcagctgTTAAGTGTTAAGCTGCTCCTCCAGATGTCCGTTGCTTCACATTGCTTTCACCCATTTAGGAGTCCACACATTTTAGTTCTTACATGAGCAACACTTCATTCCCTCTATTGAAGACAATGTGCCTGCACTTCAATGACTAATTAGATGTACAGTCTTGAGCTTATATTAATAATTAGGGTGCTAGCTAGAATCCAAATCTCATAGCCTTCTGTTTTCAAACTGTGTCACCAAATCTGTAAGCGCTTGCATTTTAATTATTAAGAGTAGACCCTCATGCACTGAGGGACATGCTAAGTGGAGGATACACGACATCTTGCTGAACCGAAACTCACCAATCTCTGTTATCTCTTCTCCTTCCAATCCCAGTGTTCTTTCACGGTAGTTAAAAGCTGATGCTAAACAGATGTTTATGTCAGCCAAGACAGCAGACCTTTGTGCTTTTGGTATTTCATCAGCATGACCAGTTTGAGACTCAGTCAAGTCCTGTAATGCGAGAAATGCTATAAAATACAATTACATTTGACAAAACAATGCCTCCAGCTTCTATTTTAAGGTGATTTGTCTCCATGATCAGAGAAGGATACTCTCAAGTTCAGATTTGACACAAGAAAATCCTTCCACCTAGATTCAAGCAAAATGACCTAAATTTGAATAGACATTAACTCTGATTAACcaaatgctatttaaaaagcacaaaaggcTACAATCCTGGAAGTCACCTTTAAGTCATTCTTCATCAGGTACTGAATATCCTGAAGGTTCATGGAACGGTTCTTCTGCTTAGGTTCTAGCCCTGACTTTACAATATCATAATAGGGTTTCGGAAGTCTGACATCCGCTTCTAAATGCTGTCCCGAACTTACGAGCTGTTTAATAACTGAGTCTTCATGACCATCCCAGGGAAGTGTTTCTACAAGACATGTAACAGACTTTATACATTACAAGCTATATATTAATGCTAATAAAAGTCAGAGACACAGAAGTATTGTCTGGACGTTCCATAATTTACAGCTTCCAGCACTCAGTCCAGTCCAGCTTCTCCTCTCTATCTACAGCCAGCAGTAGATGATTTCAAggaggctgacagaaatctctcTAGTAAACAGCTATGCAATAGCCCACAGTGGATTCTTCACTCTCAACTAGTTGGTAGAGGGTTTAATTTTTAGGATAATTGTTTATCCTCCTTCACTGTCAAAGTAGTCAAAGTCAATATATGTGTCATCACCTGAAGTTCATCTCTAAGTTATCTTAGTGATCAAAAGGATCAAAGTTCTACAGGCTCATTTTGCGCTTTGCAAAGCACTAACTGAATGCTTTGTTGTCCTTGCattaagagaaaagaaacagcGGAAAAAACACTACAGAAAATTGCATCTAATATCTATCCTTAATCCCATCCTTCAGCTTTGCAATTTTGAACTTTTCAATTTCATTTTACAAAAGTTTTCACTAGCTTTTGCCATtgtcattaactttttttttcttttgccttgaaGTTTTCCTCTTCCAGGTTAACTCTATTTGTGTAATCATGGCAAGGTTTTACAGAATCACATAAGGAAATTAAACAGACATTTGGGGGCTGAGAGTCCACACTGAAAACATTCAGCAGACTACCCTAGTGACAAAAGTCTAAATCTACAGATATACCTGTCAAGGCCTCCTGCATTATTGTACAGAAGCTATAAATATCCGACTTGGTTGTGACAGTTTTCTCAAGGATTACTTCAGGAGAGCACCATTTATACAGCTGGATTGGGACAGGAATACGAGTCAGATCACTGTGTTCTCCTCCATCTctgctgtataaaaaaaaaaagttagatattGGGATACAGAAAACACTCAGCTAGAAGTTATGTCTTTTGGAATTAAGCATCTGAGtttgttacattttctttttgtttaaattattccCACTCTCCCCACATTTAGCAAGACAATGAACCTAGAAGGTCCAAAGTAGACCTGCAAAAATCTCTAATATTTTCACAtcaataaatactgtattttggcACTACACAGCAGAGACCTCTGCTGGTGAAAGTAATATCTTTCAAAAATTTACActcaaaaataaatcagaaaaagttaaaaatttCCCAATAACATTTTTACAACCAACCCTTTAAGATCTGGCCAGTGTGCTCAGACCATAGGCAAAAGACAAGAAAGTGCCACCTAGTCTGTCaaatgtttgttttgcagtgcATACTTATGTCTAGAAGCTGACTTCCCCCTTCTCTACAAACagtaattttttaaattcttgCTCATATCACAGTAAACTGTATCTGTCAAAAACATGGTAGCTATAAGTAACAGCCAAGATTAATAAACTGAGTTTGCAAGGATGTTACAAAATGTCTTTGTTCCTTTCAGCACATTTCCATCGGTAAGTTTTTGTTTAAGCCAATTTTACCCTCACTTTACAGTTTAACCAGCCAACTTCTCCCTTTCTAGACCGACTGCATTACAGCAAAGTAGTATTTTgaaaaagtaagaggaaaaaaaaaatggtgtccctcataaaagaaacaaaaatgtactAAAGCCTCCTCTTGTCCCTGGGTATCCTTAACAACCACCAGCTCAGCGAGGTGCGAGAGCCTCAGCCCTTTCAGGATAAGCCTCCCTAAGCACAAGCTCATTACAACAAAAACAGGCTTAAATTGCTTTCTGCCCAGCAACAGAATTAGTGACTCAAAGAGGAATTGCATCTCTGTTCACCAACATCGGGTTCTGTTTCTCCATGATGGTACTTTTATACTCCAGTAAAGAGCTTCTTCTCTAACTAGCTTCTATTCTCAAATACTTACAACTAACATAAAAATTAAGTGCACGAGATTTGCCATGTTACCTGAAGCGAAGTTAATGTACCTGCGCAGAAACGACTGAATTTTTTACTCCTGTTG
It encodes:
- the TEX14 gene encoding inactive serine/threonine-protein kinase TEX14 isoform X14, translating into MAHAVPVPIPCPVQLGSIKNDTLEAELHEYVRQGNYVKVKKLLKKGIFVDAVNSLGQTSLFTAALLGLGKIVDVLLDYGSDPNHRCYDGSTPVHAAAFSGNQWILSKLLDGGGDLRVHDKDGKNPQYWAMSAGKESSAQMLEFIQRCTSHMQAAIQSFPSELLRKVDSSKALICSPSRFGGLVQGNVESPLSRFLKGGANSARNIYSFGFGKFYLTGSRHLGYLASLPIIGEKEVVQADDEPTFAYHVGPYMIMTNLMWGGSRVTVKELSFEPHQNCSKLRLADLLIAEQEYSSKLRHPHLLQLMSVCLSSDLEKTRLVYERVNFGSLYSILHERRSEFPVLRMETILHLLLQINDTLRFLHSRGFIHRSVTSYAIQIVSSGEAKLCNLEYMIESRDGGEHSDLTRIPVPIQLYKWCSPEVILEKTVTTKSDIYSFCTIMQEALTETLPWDGHEDSVIKQLVSSGQHLEADVRLPKPYYDIVKSGLEPKQKNRSMNLQDIQYLMKNDLKDLTESQTGHADEIPKAQRSAVLADINICLASAFNYRERTLGLEGEEITEIGNSPAQRYSGFPEESEALVDGETPSSLQPVAWEKSHDVASELQVTCSVSDVDESLCSFEMNEIFVDYPEFHEDFLEGGTVLGYNLKDKKRQQKEDKATLRDLFASPGMHCEEKPVDKEGSFSESGTEYTTEEEERINEASEPCKQSQVRGDAGKRMSSPSQTGQHISKCVLNLKIAQSMLQQASGSLCRTEEKLNELETAEKQRKLLQEVQMNQTSKQVFLERSWNRSDDIPQNANSPFSRVNTFLWKAIGPPSSDYIAPLITCQAQGVLGGDHFQAIPKAAEGTWAIQKEKQKCFSQRSKTKNEDKFSFSTVKSLDDQMDLDCERLLPRVSQRCKKKFTLQCQKGGDSRSAASGIEEERWCCPKSTPAIHSTKISEERRMMQSEWRTEVKQMARRVASGQLELISPYPPSEYTSESEAESIKEAFQHVTVRVQKSQDWQKDSGWKAGDSVEDLGSEGRSESEESDLESAFKSFGGRSCPSPSKDEQAESGTAHQKNLVIPQQVENLSRVHSKELCCSPDSSPDVSEEFLTPDPDYFLPPTIQENSKLETSNPEGKLEDTQEVCVQKQLSGDAGSGGKILLCSTAAQNSGSNALGVNQLSHMPVASGEAAQEVILREPQKESREKDISLTDIQDLSSISCEQESYSKDINCKTPRASHAPTSVSTPLSSEEKLPVAIEKYRHSHEIALDTSSWVSQEISSAVSRTFTTAYEEGKSTETSSDSSGACSSGLNKLFPIKLK
- the TEX14 gene encoding inactive serine/threonine-protein kinase TEX14 isoform X11, which produces MAHAVPVPIPCPVQLGSIKNDTLEAELHEYVRQGNYVKVKKLLKKGIFVDAVNSLGQTSLFTAALLGLGKIVDVLLDYGSDPNHRCYDGSTPVHAAAFSGNQWILSKLLDGGGDLRVHDKDGKNPQYWAMSAGKESSAQMLEFIQRCTSHMQAAIQSFPSELLRKVDSSKALICSPSRFGGLVQGNVESPLSRFLKGGANSARNIYSFGFGKFYLTGSRHLGYLASLPIIGEKEVVQADDEPTFAYHVGPYMIMTNLMWGGSRVTVKELSFEPHQNCSKLRLADLLIAEQEYSSKLRHPHLLQLMSVCLSSDLEKTRLVYERVNFGSLYSILHERRSEFPVLRMETILHLLLQINDTLRFLHSRGFIHRSVTSYAIQIVSSGEAKLCNLEYMIESRDGGEHSDLTRIPVPIQLYKWCSPEVILEKTVTTKSDIYSFCTIMQEALTETLPWDGHEDSVIKQLVSSGQHLEADVRLPKPYYDIVKSGLEPKQKNRSMNLQDIQYLMKNDLKDLTESQTGHADEIPKAQRSAVLADINICLASAFNYRERTLGLEGEEITEIGNSPAQRYSGFPEESEALVDGETPSSLQPVAWEKSHDVASELQVTCSVSDVDESLCSFEMNEIFVDYPEFHEDFLEGGTVLGYNLKDKKRQQKEDKATLRDLFASPGMHCEEKPVDKEGSFSESGTEYTTEEEERINEASEPCKQSQVRGDAGKRMSSPSQTGQHISKCVLNLKIAQSMLQQASGSLCRTEEKLNELETAEKQRKLLQEVQMNQTSKQVFLERSWNRSDDIPQNANSPFSRVNTFLWKAIGPPSSDYIAPLITCQAQGVLGGDHFQAIPKAAEGTWAIQKEKQKCFSQRSKTKNEDKFSFSTVKSLDDQMDLDCERLLPRVSQRCKKKFTLQCQKGGDSRSAASGIEEERWCCPKSTPAIHSTKISEERRMMQSEWRTEVKQMARRVASGQLELISPYPPSEYTSESEAESIKEAFQHVTVRVQKSQDWQKDSGWKAGDSVEDLGSEGRSESEESDLESAFKSFGGRSCPSPSKDEQAESGTAHQKNLVIPQQVENLSRVHSKELCCSPDSSPDVSEEFLTPDPDYFLPPTIQENSKLETSNPEGKLEDTQEVCVQKQLSGDAGSGGKILLCSTAAQNSGSNALGVNQLSHMPVASGEAAQEVILREPQKESREKDISLTDIQDLSSISCEQESYSKDINCKTPRASHAPTSVSTPLSSEEKLPVAIEKYRHSHEIALDTSSWVSQEISSAVSRTFTTAYEEGKSTETSSDSSGACSSGLNKLHSHRHLTTSLMSCLHQPKSCWMELFPIKLK